The following is a genomic window from Acetobacteroides hydrogenigenes.
AACGATTTTGAGTTGGCAATTGCCGTAGCCATTGCGGTGTTCGGAATTAACTCGCAGGCCGCCTTTGCTACCGTAATCGGGCCTTTGGTTGAAGTTCCTGTGCTAATTCTGCTCGTTAACGTAGCGCTGTTCTTTAAGCGAAAATATTTTGCGCAAAATAAGTAGCAGCCTAAAACAAGGAAATGCAGCATTCAAACCACCCATTATTGATGGGTGGTTTTCTTTTATCCGAGGATTTAAACCGAGGCAACCCATATTTTCAACAATAATGCGCTGCACTTTTCGTTTAAATAAATATATTGCAGCCAATTGTACTGCATACCTAAACAATAGCAACCCACAACGATTCCCTAAAGATAATGAGGCTGAGAAAGCTGCTCTTCATCCTTCTACAAACAGTTTGTACCGTTGGAGCCTACGGTCAGCTATCGGGTAGCATCACCAATAAACAAGGAGATCCCATACCCTACGCCAACATTTACGTAGAGGAGCAGATGCACGGAACAGCATCGGATGGCAGTGGACGCTTTTCGCTTCACCTTAACCCAGGAACCTATACGGTAAACTTTCGGGCTATTGGCTATAAGCCACAAACGCAAACCATTAATATTGGGAATCGAGAAACCAAGATTGCCGTTGTGCTCGAAGCAACAGCGTACGACCTTAAGGAGATTGTAATATCGAACAAGAATAACCCTGCCAACCGAATAATGCGCAAGGCCATCTCCAACGGCCAGCTATACCTGAGCAAGCTCGACGGCTACAACTCCAATGTCTACTTTAAGGCTAATGTGCTTTTTTCTAAAATGGCCAGCTACATTAGGTGGATAGCCCCAAAAGATAGCAAGCTGCCCATCTCAGGCAAAACCTATACCATGGAGTTGGTAAACATGCTTACCTACAAAGCGCCCGACAGCTACACCCAAAAAACGATATCGTATCGAACCAACTTTCCTGGAGACAACTTCGACATACCAGGAGTAGATATTTACCGAAGTAACATCTATAACGATCAGTACTACGATACCCCTTCTCCAATGGGCCGACAAGCCTTTTCGTGCTACAAGTTCCACCTAGTGGCCACCACCGTACAGGATGGTACCACCATCTACAAAATAGGTGTTGCCCCAAAGCGCTCCTCTGGGGTATTCTTCAAAGGTTTTCTCTATATCAAGGACAACACCTACGAGATTACCAATGCCGAGATGGAAACCACAAACGGTTTGATCAAGATTCACCTCAGCATCAGCTACGACATGGTGAAACAAACCGTTCCGCTCCCCACTTCCATCAGCATAAAGGTAGGAGGAAGCCTTATGGGAATAACCTTTTCGTCGAATATGGTTTCTTCGGTAAAGTACAACAGCGTAGCGGTTAAGAAGGGCACATCACAGCCATCCGATAAGCCCATAGCAGCACAAAGCACAGCTAAGCAAAATAAAGCCAAGCCCACAAAGCTGCATGCCATAGAAAAGAAGATTGAAGAGCTGTCGGCAAAGGACAACCTAACGGCAAAAGAAACGAGGCAAATTGTAAAGTTGGTTGAAAAAAAGCAGGAACTCGAAGATCCGCTCAAATCAATGGAGGAGAAAAGCCTTAAAGTGGAAAAGGACTCGCTCTTCAACACACAGGACACTAGCTACTGGAGTAGGATTCGTCCCATTCCCCTGTCGGACGAAGAGCTGAAGTACAGCCACGAAACCGACTCGATAACAGCAAGAATTCCCAAAGGAATAGCAGCACCCAAAGATACCACAACCAGCAAAGCCCGATGGAAAGCAAAAGCGGTAATTCTGGGAGGCTCCATCTACACTCGAGGAAACTTTAGCGTAGCATCTTCGGGTTTTATAGGAAAAAACGCCAGCTACTTTACCCCTGTTGATGGCTATACCATTGCAAATAAGCTCACGCTTAAAACAGTAATAGATACCAACAAACAGTTCACAATTTCGATGAAGCCAATATACTCTACCGTTAGGCAGATGCTAATGGGCGAGATGGCAACAAGATTCGACTTTGCCCCCCGCCACATGGGCTTTATTGAGCTTTCGGCCAAAACAGCAACGGCCGATTTCAATATAGAGCAACCCATAAACCAAATGCTCAACACACTTGCGTGCCTATACTTCAAAAAGAGCTACAAAAAGGTGATGGACACTAAGGAGGTGAACGCAAAGCTACAGTTAGAGGTCGCCAATGGACTATCGGTAGGTTTAGGAGCACGTTTCGACAATCGCACGCTAGTTCAAAACAACATCAACCATTCGCTATTTACCTCCAACTCGAACTTCGAGAGCAATACTCCCGAAAACATATACCTCGACAGCTACCCGCTATCGAACTACAACCAAACGACTATGCTGCTCAACATCAGCTATACGCCAATGCCACGCTATAGGTTCGATAGGAATGGATACAAACGCTACACCTCGTTGTACTGGCCAACGGTAAACTTAAAGATAGAAAAAGGGCTTAACGTTTGGGGCAGCACAAGTTCGTTTACGAACGTGGAACTTGGTACAACTCAAGCCGTGGAAATCGATATGTTTAACCACGTATACTACAAGGCTAAAGCAGGCAAATTTGCCAAGGCCAAAGGAATGCAGCTATCCAACTTCTACTTCCCGAACACAGCATACTCCACAATAGAGCTCGAATCGACCAAAAACTCCTTTACCCTACTCCCCTACTACCGTTTTGCAACGCCTACCGAGTATGCAGAAGCCCACGTGTGCTACGAAGCGCAAAGCATCCTCCTTAAACACCTCCCCTTCCTTTCAAAAAACCAATTCACCGAGAATATCATGGTTGGCTACTACACCACGGGCAGGTATAGAAACTATACCGAGATAGCCTACGGGCTCGATAAGCTCTTCTTCGTAGGAGGAGTTTCTGCAGTTGCCAGTTTCGAAAACGGGAAATACTCCGGATGGGGTATACGCGTTTACCTAAACCTATCATCGGGTTCTGGGATACAGATAAGGTAATCCAGCATACGCTCATTTACCCGGCAGAAATATTGAACAAAGATTTAAGCCATCCTGTTAGTATGTAGACACTCCAAGGCTTGGGGTACAAGAAACACGAAAATAAACTTCAACATGAAACAGCAGAATACGATGGCAAAGATCAACCCTTACATTACCTTCAACGGTAACTGCGAAGAAGCATTCAGCTTTTACAAGTCGGTATTTGGTGGAGATTTTACCCACATTGAGCGCTACAAGGATATGCCGGCAAACAGTCATCTACCAAAGTGCGAAACCAATAAAATTCTGCACATTTCTCTACCAATAAGCTCCGAAACCATTCTTATGGGAAGCGACACATGTTGGGAAACCGACACTGAATTTGACACCGAAGCCCGCTTTGGAGATAATATATCGCTATCGATAAGCGCCCAAAGCGAGGAAGAAGCCACCCAAATTTTCAATGCTCTTTCCAACGGAGGACGCATTAATATGCCTCTTCAAAAAACGTTCTGGAATGCCTACTACGGTATGCTAATTGATAAATTCGGCATTAACTGGATGATAAGCTACGACTACCCAAAGAACTAAAAGGGGATGTTCTATTACTAGTTGGCCTACCTGTCAGTACTATTATATTCAGAAAACGAAAATAGTGGCAAGCAGGTGATATGCCTTACCAATTGTAGCCATCAATGCACTAACTTCAAGTTGTGCAGCGATGGCTTTTTACTGCACCAACAAGCCCAACGCTTCAAACAAATTAAAGGCAAAAACGTTACTGCCCCACAAACAACATAAAATGATAGAATCTACACCTGTGGGGACTACCGCTTGCAAGGTAGTAGCCAACGAAGAGATTACCGACAACGTTCACTACCTAACCTTCGAACGCCCCTACGATTTTGAGGCGGGACAGCTGCTGTCGCTTACCCTAAATGCCAATATACCTCCACGCCTATACAGCATTGCCTCTGGCACCAACAACGATTGCATAAGCATACTATTTGACGTAAAACCCGAAGGTACGCTAACGCCCCTACTAGCCAAGCTGGCTGCTGGCGACTTTGTATTTATATCGCCACCATACGGCAGTTTTTTGGGTAGTAACGAACCAGCAGTATGGATTGCCACCGGAACCGGCATTGCACCATTTATTTCGATGGCCCAATCGGGATTAGGGGATAATAAAACGCTTATCCATGGTGCAAGAACCATCAACGAGTTCTACTTTGCACATTTTTTCGAGGCAATAAAGGGGCTAACGTACATACGCTGCGCATCGAAAGGCTCCTACAGTAACACCTACAACGGAAGGCTTACCGCTTACCTACGCGAAACCTCATCCCTACCATTAAACGAAAAATACTACCTTTGCGGCAACCCGCTTATGGTTAACGAGGTTAGGGATTTGCTCATCGAAAGAGGCATTCCCTTCGACAATATTCTTTCGGAGATTTTTTTCTAATGACTACGGATATAAACAAGCCCTGGCTTTACGGTAAAACGCTCGCAGAACTCAAGGAGGTCGCAACCTCTCTTGGTCTACCCGGCTTTACTGCTAAGCAAATTGCCGACTGGCTCTACAAGAAGAACGCAACCAACATCGACCAGTTTACCAACCTATCGATTAAGGCACGTGAGGTGCTTAAGGCAGAATATCAGGTTGGATACATTGCCCATACCGATGTACAAACATCAATAGATGGCACTAAGAAGTACCTATTCCCCACTGTTGGCGGAAAGTTTATAGAAAGCGCCTACATCCCCGATAGGGATAGGGCAACGCTATGCGTATCGTCGCAAAGCGGATGCAAGATGGGCTGCCTCTTCTGCATGACCGCAAAGCAAGGCTTTCAGTCGCACCTGTCGGCCGGAGAAATACTGAACCAAGTAAGAGCAATTCCCGAGTTCGAGAAGCTAACCAACCTCGTTTACATGGGGATGGGCGAGCCTATGGATAACCTTAAGAATGTGCTTGCCAGCCTCGACATACTTACCTCCGACTACGGTTACGGCTGGAGTCCAACCCGAATAACGGTATCCACCATCGGGGTTATTCCGGCCATGAGGGAGTTTTTGGAAAAGAGCAAGTGCCATTTGGCCATCAGCCTTCACACCCCTTTCGACGAGGAGCGCCGTAAGCTAATGCCCATCCAGAACGTTTATAAGATTCGCGACGTAGCAGAGGAGCTAAAACAGTGGGACTTCACCAAGCAGCGCCGCGTAAGCTTCGAGTACATCATGTTTAAGGATCTGAACGATACGCCAGCCCATGTTAAGGAGCTGGTAAGGCTACTAAACGGAATAAAATGCCGTATCAACCTTATCCGCTTCCATCCTATCCCCGGCACTCCACTACTAGGATCGGACGAGCAAACCGTACAGGGCTTTAAGGAGGCGCTAAACGCAAAAGGCGTGGTAACTACGGTTCGTGCTTCGCGCGGACAGGATATCTACGCAGCTTGCGGGCTGCTTTCGACCAAGGAACTCAATAAGAAGGAAGAAGAAACCGACTTTTAGCATAGCCAACCCCATAAAGAAAAGCATCGCAGAAATATTCTACGATGCTTTTTTCTATTTTGGTATTACACCTTTCATCTACTGCCTATTCAGCACCAAGTACGACTGTTGAACGGCCAGCGTATCGCCATCATTCAACTTTTTAGAGGCATCGCTAACCAGCAGATTATTGAACTGCTGCATCTCCCTCATCTTTATCACAAGCTTATTGGCACCTACGCTAACGTAAAGATACGAGAGCATTGGAAAACGAATTGCATCGCCGCTCTTGTTCGCATATAGGCAATGCTTAAACTCGGTTTTGCTAGTAAACCCCGTAGTAAAAGGCACCATCGTTGTTACTGCGCTAAGCGGAGCATATACTACCAGCTTATCAAAGAACGATTCCTCCTCGGTGTTCATCCGTACGCTTGGTGTATACGCCTGCAGGTAAATATCGCTACCCTTTACTATAACGCTTCGTGCTTCGTAGCCCTGCGCTTCGGTAACCTGCGCACTGTTGCCGGCCAAGAAGTCGATCTTGAGCCGACCCTCTGCTTTTTGGTTGCCATCGGAAGAAAAAAGTGAAGCGGTGCGCTGATATCGCTTAACGAAGCTGCTCACAATGGCAGCATCGGTCACCTCGCCCTTAGAGGTATAGAGCTTAACCGGAGAAACCTCCAGCACCTTAGAGTTGTAGGTTCCCGAATATTGCGTTGTCGAATCCTTTTCGCAGGATTGTAGCAGAACAGCAGCAGCGATAATGGTTAAGATTCTCTTCATAGGTAGTGGTTTTCGTTGTTGTAAGTATAAAACTACAAGGCTAATATACAAAAATCGCACAACCCAAGCCTACTACTACCATTCCTCCCCATGAAATAACAACCTTGTCCTCTGAATGCCTTTTCGCCTAACCCCAAAAAGGATCCCTTAATTAATTTTTTACATTTGAGGGAAAATAAAAACCCCAACCCTAATGGATATCTACCAAATAGTCTCCTTTCTTGCCGCATCGGTGCTGCTAACGCTTCTGCCCGGCCCCGATATCCTTTTTGTGGTGGCACAAAGCATTACCAGCGGCTGGCGTAGCGGAGTAGCGGTAGCTGTAGGATTATGCTCGGGGTTAATCATTCATACCTCGCTGGTGGCCTTTGGCGTTGCCGCCCTATTAGCCAAAATACCAATTGCACTAACAGGCATTAAGGCCTTTGGCGCACTTTACCTGCTCTACCTAGCCTACATGTCGTGGGGCGAGGCGGGTTTGGCGCTGGCAAAGACAGGAGGAAAGCAGCGCTACTCCAAGCTGCTAAAGATTGGGTTTGTGATGAACGTGCTTAACCCAAAGGTGCTGCTCTTCTACCTTGCCTTTCTGCCCCAGTTTGTGGTTGCAGGAGGTAACACGGCACTGCAGGTTTTTACCCTAGGCGGAATCTTCTTTATTCAAGCAATAGTAATCTTCTCTATCGTTGCCTTCTTTGCAGGCTTGCTCAACCGATTTGTGGAGCAATCGCCCGTTGGCCGTTATATCGGCAAGATTAAGAGCATAATATTTGTACTTATTGCGGTTAACCTGTTTTGGCTATAAGAAAAGCGGGATTATCCGAGTAGGTATTTCGATTTTGGCAGCTGGGAAAGCATCCAAACCGTTCATTTATCCCAATTAAAACGGTTTGAAGCCTCTGTGTATTAGCTAAAAATTATCCAGCAAAGGGTGGGGTAATGTTTACAGACGCAAAATCAGCTAAAGTATATAAGTAAATCACGAATAAATACTTTAAAATGACAGGATATTCGTTTGATTAGATTGCAATGTATAAGGATCTTACGGTTGTATAATAAAATAGATCAAAATAGCAACGTAATATTACGTACCGAAAATTACTTAATCGACTGTAGATGCCCCCAGCTACATTTGCAGCCTAATTAAGCCAGTTAGAATTTCAATAATTCCCAACTTTTTTAAAATTCCCTTTTTAAAACCAACAGTCAAATAAGAAAAGCACCTCGTGAGAGATGCTTTTTTCTTTTTTTAATTCTTTAGTTCGATTCTAACTGTGGTGCCTTGGCCTAATACGCTCTCTACAGAGATACGTCCATCATGCCTTTCGACAAAATGGTTGCAGATTAGCAGCCCAATTCCGGTAGTCGATTTACCATCGGGGCTGGTTCGTGGCTTTTTGGGGTTAATTTCCAACAGATGCGGAATGATGCTCGCTTCAATACCCACACCATTGTCGGAAACGGCAATAACAGTCGTATCGGCCTTTACTTCCGCACTTATGCCAACAACCCCACCGTTATGGCTGTACTTTATGGAGTTTGATACCAGATTTCGGATTACCGTTTTGAGCATGTTTCGATCGGCAAATATCTCAATATCCCCGCTTACCTCATTGGCAAGGGTAATTCCCTTGATTTGAGATGCTATAACAAGCTGCTTCTCGACATCGGAGCAAAGGCGCCTTAGGTTAAAGTAGGAAGGCTGGTAGTCGAAGCCTTCGATTACGCTTTTAGTCCACGAAACCAGGTTGTCGAGCAGGTTTAGACCCTCTTCGGCCAAACAGGTTATGTCTTTAAGGAACATGGCCGTTTTAGTGTCGTTCTGCTTTTCTACATGCCCGATAAGGTTTTCTGATATAAGCTTAGTCGTTAAAAATGGATTCCTTAGGTCGTGACCAATAATGGAGTAGAACTTATCCATGTTATTCTTCACCTTTTTGCTCTGAATGAGCTGGCTCTTCAGCTCGGCCTCCCTCCTCTTCCTTTTGGTTATATCATTTATAGTAGCCGTAAACGAAGAGAATGTTCCATCCGAACGCCTTACCCCAGACACTAGCACCTCCACCCAAATGGTCGTCCCATCTTTTCTATATATCTCTACATCTTCTTCGTAGTAGGATTCCGTTCCTTGCTTAAACTCCGAGAATCGGGCAAGAGAATCGGCTCTGTGCTCGGGAGTAATAATCTCAGGAATATAGGTTCCGATTAGCTCTGAGGGATCGTACTGGAGGAGCGAGGCAAACTGTGCATTAACATAGGTAAACTCCATATCCTCGTTTATCCTTACAATAGACACCTTTGCCGTTTCGATGATAGACTGAGGCATTTCACCCTCAATATCGAGCAGCATAAGCTCCCGCTTAAATCCGTTTACCTTCCGATGCTCAACGACAATGCTACTTATTTCGTTGTTTTGTACCAACGGCAAGGAAAAACGTTCGAACATCTCATCGTTCTCGAAGAAAATTTTTGGCTTTAGACTTCGAATATTCTGCTTGAAGAATGCCCTAAACTCCGAGGCTCTGGGATGTGCGGACAGGTTAAACAGAACACCGTTGCAGGGGTTTCCTTTTTTAAAGCCCTTTCCTTCGAACCACTGAATGGCAAGATCGTTGGCAAATGTAACCTCAAGATTTTTGTTTATGATGAAGAGCGAATGCCTCAGATTTCCGGCCAGCGCGTTGCATTGCTTTCGGAGTACGACATGCTCGTTATCATCAATACTCTTATCGGTGATATCAATCCCTACGGAGAAGAAATGATCCTTTCCGTTTTTGGGAGCTGCCTGTGCGTGCATCCAAAAGGCCAACCGATCCTTACTCTTAACCTTAAAATGGCTTTCGGAAATGGAGTATCCTCCCTCGCTTTTAAGCTTTCTGGATTGTTGATCTATCCGATTTGTTACATGTTCGGGCATAAGCTCTCGAAACGTACGACCAACCAGCTTTTCGGAATCTAGCCCAACAAACTGCCTCAGAGACTTATTAACGTAACCGATTTTCCCCTCTTCATTCCATTCTAAAAACATAAATGGAGCATTGTCTATGATATGCGAAAGGGGAATATCTTCTTTGGATGAATTGCTTGCTTTTACCTCTGTAATACCATGTAGGGTAAATATGTAGGAGCCATGCTTACCATACTTACCATCGGTAGATCTTACCTTAACCTCCAATGCAGCACCTCTACCGGCTATTCGAACCTCTATCCTATCGTGCCAAACCTCTCCGGCAGCCATTGTACGCTGCCAGCTACGTATTTTTTCTTTCGAGATGGATATATTTTTTGAGAAAAATGGCCCATCAACACCCATCGTGCTATAGTACTGGTTTAGGATAGATTTAGCCGTCGGGTTTTGGAAGGTAATCCGATTTTGGTAAACAACGAGAATGCCCGTATCTACCATGTCGGCGATTTGCAGCATTACATTCTCATTAATCATTGCTCACTCCGGAATTAGTACGATTCGAAAGCTGCAAGTATAGAAATTATTTTCATAAAAATCGGCGTACTTGGCATTAACTTATTCATCCATTAATCTATATTTGAGGCTTAAAATCAAGAGGGGAGTGTATATGAGCAGAACCAAGGTTAGCATACTGCTTGTCGATGATCATCCTATTTTTGCCGAGGCCTTAAAGCTGCTCCTAACCACAAGAAACGACTACGAGGTGATTGGAACATGCCTAAACGGGCGTGAGATGCTTGATTTCTTGACAAATAATCGGCCCGACATAGCTCTAGTCGACATAAACATGCCTGTTATAAATGGCGAAGAAGCTATTACCAAGGCGCTAGAGCTACAGCCCGATCTGCACATAATTGTTTTGACATCCGAAGGGAAAAGTGCTACTTTAGAAAGAGTAATACACTCGGGGGTAAAAGGTTTTGTATCGAAGAGCAGCTGTCAATCCGAGCTTATTGATGCCATAGAAACCGTGTACGAGGGAGGTGTCCACTTTTCGCAGGACATCTTCGACCTTTTGATAACCAGTATGCGGCAGCCCGAGAAAAATAGATCGATAGCAGACATCTTTACCATACGCGAGAAGGAGATTATCCGGCTTCTATGCCAAGGAAAAACATCGAAGGAGATTGCGCAGGAGCTGAGTATAAATCACCGAACGGTAGAAACCCATAAGGCAAAGATCTTCGAGAAAACGGGGGTTAACAATACGATTAGCCTGGTGGTGTGCGCCATTAAGGACAACCTTATCGAGATCTTCTAGCCGCGATAGTACCGTGCTATTCGGATAGGAGTACCTACATATGCTGCTACTTTGTACCAAAGAAGCACCTTGTTGGCTTATCCCGATGGCAATAAGATGAAAGCCTTGCTGCTGAGCATATGCGCTAAGGCATAAAACAACATATTCCATCCGAAGCAGTAATTTGCTTCCGCATCTATTCCCGTCTAGCTTATTTCAAAATATAGGAGATACCAATTCCTCGTCATACGGTATTCTAATCGTCTCTTGTCCATTCTCTCCAAGCTCTTATAGGCTAGGGCATACTATTACGCCCTTTCAGGGCTTCCTCTTTTTCCATAACCATCCATTTTTACGCCGTCGCGCCGCCATGCAGCACGAGCAGCGCTATGCTACAAGGATTATGCCCTTTAGCCGAAGGGCTAAAGCAGAATTCTAACGAGTAAACTACCAATAGCTGCATGTTGTCCTCCCACTTAGGCTACGCTCAGCGATCGGCAGGGAGTAGGGGCGTACTTTTCGTTAGCTCCATTAGCTTCGAAGCGCATAAATAGGGTTTCGACAGAAGTCTACGGAGCTTCTACGATGCTTTACACCCTTTCGAGGAACGTTTACGGAGCTTCGAGAGATCTTTACGCCCTTTCGAAGATGGTCAACACCTTTCAAAATATAGCTTACGCCATTCTGACGATGGTCTGCGCCATTCTGAATATAGTTTACGCCATTCTGAAAATGGTTTACGAGCTCGTAAACCATTTTCAGAAGCTCGTAAACCTTCTTCAGAATGGCGTAAACTTCTCTCTAAAGCCCGTAAGCTACTTTCGAAGCTCCGAAAACCTTTCTCGAAGCTCCGTAAAGCATTGTCGAAATAGCCGAAACCATTATCGAAGCTTCGTAAGCTTCTCTCGAAATGGCGTTGACCATATTCGAAGGGCATTTCTTAGGCATTAGAGCTCTAACAGTAGCTTTACAGGGGGAGCGGAAGCGGTAAAAAGTCTAGGAATTTCACATTTAAAAAATTCAACTCCCACAAACGAGGCAGATGTTAATGAATCAGCATGTCGCTGCATAAAACATGTCCCCCGCTGGCAGTGGCAGGGGGTGGGAAATGCGCCTTAAATGGTAAGTATACGGCACATATAGTGACTATACGCTACCTAAACTCCAACCCCTTACCCCCGCCAGCAGGGGACAACCTTCGAAATGGAGTCCGTCTAACTTTTAAATGCAAAATCCGCGGTATAAAGCCACCATAAAGTGCTTTACTGGAATAGATTAATCGCAAAAACAGGTATGCTACACCATAAAAAACAGCCCCTACAGCTATTTGTAGACGCGATTAACTTTTTTAGCTTTATGTACGCTAAATTTTTTCAATGTAAGCTATTGACATGTTGGTAAGATTCTTC
Proteins encoded in this region:
- a CDS encoding ferredoxin--NADP reductase produces the protein MIESTPVGTTACKVVANEEITDNVHYLTFERPYDFEAGQLLSLTLNANIPPRLYSIASGTNNDCISILFDVKPEGTLTPLLAKLAAGDFVFISPPYGSFLGSNEPAVWIATGTGIAPFISMAQSGLGDNKTLIHGARTINEFYFAHFFEAIKGLTYIRCASKGSYSNTYNGRLTAYLRETSSLPLNEKYYLCGNPLMVNEVRDLLIERGIPFDNILSEIFF
- a CDS encoding LysE family translocator encodes the protein MDIYQIVSFLAASVLLTLLPGPDILFVVAQSITSGWRSGVAVAVGLCSGLIIHTSLVAFGVAALLAKIPIALTGIKAFGALYLLYLAYMSWGEAGLALAKTGGKQRYSKLLKIGFVMNVLNPKVLLFYLAFLPQFVVAGGNTALQVFTLGGIFFIQAIVIFSIVAFFAGLLNRFVEQSPVGRYIGKIKSIIFVLIAVNLFWL
- a CDS encoding DUF5686 and carboxypeptidase regulatory-like domain-containing protein; amino-acid sequence: MRLRKLLFILLQTVCTVGAYGQLSGSITNKQGDPIPYANIYVEEQMHGTASDGSGRFSLHLNPGTYTVNFRAIGYKPQTQTINIGNRETKIAVVLEATAYDLKEIVISNKNNPANRIMRKAISNGQLYLSKLDGYNSNVYFKANVLFSKMASYIRWIAPKDSKLPISGKTYTMELVNMLTYKAPDSYTQKTISYRTNFPGDNFDIPGVDIYRSNIYNDQYYDTPSPMGRQAFSCYKFHLVATTVQDGTTIYKIGVAPKRSSGVFFKGFLYIKDNTYEITNAEMETTNGLIKIHLSISYDMVKQTVPLPTSISIKVGGSLMGITFSSNMVSSVKYNSVAVKKGTSQPSDKPIAAQSTAKQNKAKPTKLHAIEKKIEELSAKDNLTAKETRQIVKLVEKKQELEDPLKSMEEKSLKVEKDSLFNTQDTSYWSRIRPIPLSDEELKYSHETDSITARIPKGIAAPKDTTTSKARWKAKAVILGGSIYTRGNFSVASSGFIGKNASYFTPVDGYTIANKLTLKTVIDTNKQFTISMKPIYSTVRQMLMGEMATRFDFAPRHMGFIELSAKTATADFNIEQPINQMLNTLACLYFKKSYKKVMDTKEVNAKLQLEVANGLSVGLGARFDNRTLVQNNINHSLFTSNSNFESNTPENIYLDSYPLSNYNQTTMLLNISYTPMPRYRFDRNGYKRYTSLYWPTVNLKIEKGLNVWGSTSSFTNVELGTTQAVEIDMFNHVYYKAKAGKFAKAKGMQLSNFYFPNTAYSTIELESTKNSFTLLPYYRFATPTEYAEAHVCYEAQSILLKHLPFLSKNQFTENIMVGYYTTGRYRNYTEIAYGLDKLFFVGGVSAVASFENGKYSGWGIRVYLNLSSGSGIQIR
- a CDS encoding VOC family protein translates to MKQQNTMAKINPYITFNGNCEEAFSFYKSVFGGDFTHIERYKDMPANSHLPKCETNKILHISLPISSETILMGSDTCWETDTEFDTEARFGDNISLSISAQSEEEATQIFNALSNGGRINMPLQKTFWNAYYGMLIDKFGINWMISYDYPKN
- the rlmN gene encoding 23S rRNA (adenine(2503)-C(2))-methyltransferase RlmN — protein: MTTDINKPWLYGKTLAELKEVATSLGLPGFTAKQIADWLYKKNATNIDQFTNLSIKAREVLKAEYQVGYIAHTDVQTSIDGTKKYLFPTVGGKFIESAYIPDRDRATLCVSSQSGCKMGCLFCMTAKQGFQSHLSAGEILNQVRAIPEFEKLTNLVYMGMGEPMDNLKNVLASLDILTSDYGYGWSPTRITVSTIGVIPAMREFLEKSKCHLAISLHTPFDEERRKLMPIQNVYKIRDVAEELKQWDFTKQRRVSFEYIMFKDLNDTPAHVKELVRLLNGIKCRINLIRFHPIPGTPLLGSDEQTVQGFKEALNAKGVVTTVRASRGQDIYAACGLLSTKELNKKEEETDF
- a CDS encoding PAS domain-containing protein, which produces MINENVMLQIADMVDTGILVVYQNRITFQNPTAKSILNQYYSTMGVDGPFFSKNISISKEKIRSWQRTMAAGEVWHDRIEVRIAGRGAALEVKVRSTDGKYGKHGSYIFTLHGITEVKASNSSKEDIPLSHIIDNAPFMFLEWNEEGKIGYVNKSLRQFVGLDSEKLVGRTFRELMPEHVTNRIDQQSRKLKSEGGYSISESHFKVKSKDRLAFWMHAQAAPKNGKDHFFSVGIDITDKSIDDNEHVVLRKQCNALAGNLRHSLFIINKNLEVTFANDLAIQWFEGKGFKKGNPCNGVLFNLSAHPRASEFRAFFKQNIRSLKPKIFFENDEMFERFSLPLVQNNEISSIVVEHRKVNGFKRELMLLDIEGEMPQSIIETAKVSIVRINEDMEFTYVNAQFASLLQYDPSELIGTYIPEIITPEHRADSLARFSEFKQGTESYYEEDVEIYRKDGTTIWVEVLVSGVRRSDGTFSSFTATINDITKRKRREAELKSQLIQSKKVKNNMDKFYSIIGHDLRNPFLTTKLISENLIGHVEKQNDTKTAMFLKDITCLAEEGLNLLDNLVSWTKSVIEGFDYQPSYFNLRRLCSDVEKQLVIASQIKGITLANEVSGDIEIFADRNMLKTVIRNLVSNSIKYSHNGGVVGISAEVKADTTVIAVSDNGVGIEASIIPHLLEINPKKPRTSPDGKSTTGIGLLICNHFVERHDGRISVESVLGQGTTVRIELKN
- a CDS encoding response regulator transcription factor encodes the protein MSRTKVSILLVDDHPIFAEALKLLLTTRNDYEVIGTCLNGREMLDFLTNNRPDIALVDINMPVINGEEAITKALELQPDLHIIVLTSEGKSATLERVIHSGVKGFVSKSSCQSELIDAIETVYEGGVHFSQDIFDLLITSMRQPEKNRSIADIFTIREKEIIRLLCQGKTSKEIAQELSINHRTVETHKAKIFEKTGVNNTISLVVCAIKDNLIEIF